The following nucleotide sequence is from Synechococcus sp. CBW1004.
CACCAGCACCGTCAGCCAGAAGAGGCTGCGCTGCATCGCATCACTGCCCACCAGCTCGCCGAAGATGCGGGCGGTGTCGGTCTTGAGACCGTTGGTGCCGTTGATCAGCTTCTGCTGGCCGTTGAAGAAGTTGAAGAACACCAGCAGGGCCGCCTGGGTGAGGATCGAGAAGTAGACCCCCTTGATGCGGTTGCGGAAGACCAGGAAGCCGAGCACGCCGGCGACCAGCGCCGGAATCACCCAGATGGCGAAGAAGGTGAGCAGCGGTGAATTGAACGGCTGCCAGAAGGCCGGCAGTTCCTTGACGCCGTAGAGGCTGAAGAACTCGGGGAGCTGGCCCGGTTCCAAGGAATTCAGCGACAGATGCATGCCGATGGCATAGCCGCCCAGGGCGAAGAAGATGCCCTGGCCGAGGCTGAGCAGCCCCGTGTAGCCCCAGATCAGATCCACCCCCAGGGCCACGATGCCCAGGGAGAGGAAGCGGCCCAGCAGGTTCAGCCGGAAGGGGGGGATCAGGAAGGGGACGATCAGCGCCGCCGCCACGATCAGGATCCAGGGCCAGACGCGCCGCAGGAAACCGGTGGGGCTCACTGAGGAGGAAACCGTCATGGTTCAGGCCTCCACCAGGCGACCCTTCTGCGGGAACAGGCCCGCGGGACGGAACTGCAGGAAGACCACGATGATCGCGAACACCAGAACCTTGGCCATCGAGGTGGTGGCGAAGAAGGTGATCGTTTCGTTCAGACCCGCCGGCATCTGGGGCCAGAGCAGCAGCAGGGAGCCCGAGCCGATCACATAGCTCAGGATTCCGATGCCAAGGGCAGCGACCACGGTGCCGAGCAGCTTGCCCACGCCGCCGAGCACCACCACCATGAAGCAGTCGACGATGTAGTTGCCCCCGAGATTCGGGCCCACCGAGCCGAGCAGGGTGACGGCCACGCCGGCCACGCCCGCCAGGCCGGAGCCCACCAGAAAGGTGAGCGCATCGACGGTTTCTGTGGGAATGCCCAGGCAGTTGCTCATCGGGCGGTTCTGGGTGACGGCGCGGATGCGGATGCCCCAGACGCTCTTCTGCAGGAACCAGTTGACCGCCACCAGAGACAGGGCGGTGAGCGCGATGATGAACAGCCGTCCCGTGGGCATGTTCACCCCCAGCAGATCAATCGAGCCGCGCAGCCACTGGGGGGCGGTGACCTCGATGTTGCGGGCGCTGAACCACGGCTGATCGAGGGCACGGATGCCTCCCAGGCCCGCTGCCACGGCCACGCCGATCAGGCCTGCCAGGATCCAGCGTCCGACCGCGAGCAGCGGCGTCCAGCGGCGCTGCCACCAGGAGGCAGGCGTGAAGCGCGGGAACAGCAGGCCGAGGCCCACCGCGAGCAGCAGGCCGATGAAGAAGGCGCCGGAGACGGAGCGGACGAACTGCTGCAGGATCAGGCTGACGCCCCAGGTGGCCAGCAGCGTTTCCAGCGGCCGGCCGTAGAGGCGACGGATCACCGTCTTCTCCAGCAGCAGGCCCGCCAGGCCGCTGACGATGAAGGCCGCTGGAATCGACAGCAGGATGTAGAGGGGGAAGAGCGCTTCGAGCGGTCCATCCTTGAACAGGTTCTGCACCACATAGGTGGTGTAGGCGCCGATCATCATCAGCTCGCCATGGGCCATGTTGATGACGCCCATCAGGCCGAACACCACCGCCAGGCCGAGGGCGGCAAGCATCAGCACCGATCCGATGGCGAGGCCGTTGAAGAGTGTGTCAAGAAGAATGCTCATGGAGTTCCGCAGAGCAAGGGAGAGGCGAACGGAATCCGCATCGCGATGGTCAGAAAGCCGGGGGATCAAAGAAAAAGGGGAGGAACACCGCTCCTCCCCTACAGGCACCATGGCGGTGCTCCGATCACATCTTGAACTTGCCGGCGTCGGGGCGATCCTGGGTCCAGTCGCAGGTGTAGCCCTTGGTCTCAGGCACGAACTGGTTCCAGGCCAGCGGCTTGACGACACCCTGGTTCTCGATGATCTTGAACATGCCGTCCTTCTGCACTTCGCCGATCATCACCAGCTCGGTGGTGTGGTGGTTGGGCTGCACCTCGATCTTGCCCTGGGGGGCATCGAAGGTGACGCCGATCAGGGCCTT
It contains:
- the urtC gene encoding urea ABC transporter permease subunit UrtC, yielding MTVSSSVSPTGFLRRVWPWILIVAAALIVPFLIPPFRLNLLGRFLSLGIVALGVDLIWGYTGLLSLGQGIFFALGGYAIGMHLSLNSLEPGQLPEFFSLYGVKELPAFWQPFNSPLLTFFAIWVIPALVAGVLGFLVFRNRIKGVYFSILTQAALLVFFNFFNGQQKLINGTNGLKTDTARIFGELVGSDAMQRSLFWLTVLVVIGAWFLCRWLTRGRFGDALVAVRDDEPRLRFTGYNPTAYKTLVFTVAGALSGISGALYTVQSGIVSPQYMAVPFSIEMVIWVAVGGRGTLIGAVLGAVLINYAKSLISEQLPETWLFIQGGLFLLVVTALPDGVVGWWLQGGPRHIQAMVGWPPLAPTYPELDLDPAVQAEKRLLEGRGHEAAPTTPDHGGTP
- a CDS encoding urea ABC transporter permease subunit UrtB — protein: MSILLDTLFNGLAIGSVLMLAALGLAVVFGLMGVINMAHGELMMIGAYTTYVVQNLFKDGPLEALFPLYILLSIPAAFIVSGLAGLLLEKTVIRRLYGRPLETLLATWGVSLILQQFVRSVSGAFFIGLLLAVGLGLLFPRFTPASWWQRRWTPLLAVGRWILAGLIGVAVAAGLGGIRALDQPWFSARNIEVTAPQWLRGSIDLLGVNMPTGRLFIIALTALSLVAVNWFLQKSVWGIRIRAVTQNRPMSNCLGIPTETVDALTFLVGSGLAGVAGVAVTLLGSVGPNLGGNYIVDCFMVVVLGGVGKLLGTVVAALGIGILSYVIGSGSLLLLWPQMPAGLNETITFFATTSMAKVLVFAIIVVFLQFRPAGLFPQKGRLVEA